One window of Methanobacterium alcaliphilum genomic DNA carries:
- a CDS encoding undecaprenyl-diphosphate phosphatase — MDIIQALLLGIIQGLTEFLPVSSSAHLVFMHSLTGVEPSVAYDTLLHVGTLVAVVAYFWKDILSMLKSFFSSLIDVPRAQFRQGIQDDPYKKMAWFILLGTIPAGLAGVLLKDFFESLFSNVIAVGFFLIVTGFLLWGSEMASQKIADKKSMSNMSLKNALTMGVAQAAAIAPGISRSGATISTGLFLGLERELAARFSFLLSIPAIIGAALVQSKDITSILDISTVSAFAGFLAAIISGYLAIKIMLKLIKERDLMVFAYYCWIIGPLAIILSLIY, encoded by the coding sequence ATGGATATTATACAAGCATTACTTTTAGGAATTATACAAGGACTAACAGAATTTCTACCAGTTAGTAGTTCTGCCCATTTGGTATTTATGCACAGCTTGACTGGAGTTGAACCCAGCGTAGCTTATGATACACTACTACATGTTGGAACATTAGTAGCAGTAGTAGCTTACTTCTGGAAGGACATATTAAGTATGTTGAAATCATTTTTTTCAAGCTTAATAGATGTCCCCCGCGCCCAATTCCGTCAGGGTATACAGGATGATCCTTATAAAAAAATGGCTTGGTTTATACTACTTGGAACCATACCTGCAGGTTTAGCTGGTGTTTTATTAAAAGACTTCTTCGAAAGCTTATTCAGTAATGTAATAGCTGTAGGATTCTTTTTAATAGTTACTGGATTTTTACTTTGGGGATCTGAAATGGCATCTCAAAAAATAGCCGATAAAAAAAGTATGAGCAATATGAGTCTTAAAAATGCATTAACCATGGGTGTGGCTCAAGCTGCAGCAATTGCTCCAGGTATCTCACGATCCGGAGCTACTATATCCACCGGATTATTTTTAGGTCTTGAAAGAGAATTAGCTGCCAGATTCAGTTTTTTATTATCAATACCTGCTATTATAGGTGCTGCATTAGTACAATCCAAAGATATCACATCCATTTTAGATATAAGTACAGTTTCAGCATTTGCTGGTTTTTTAGCAGCGATAATAAGTGGCTATCTAGCTATAAAGATAATGTTAAAACTAATTAAAGAAAGAGACTTAATGGTATTTGCTTATTACTGCTGGATAATTGGTCCTTTAGCAATAATCTTAAGTTTAATATATTAA
- a CDS encoding restriction endonuclease, which translates to MCKLEKSRLVDFMAKVMEESGFKVYKDFRTSRHLIDIYGILPTILGDIGIVIACKNYEEKWNVGLDVLKEMEMVAKTLKASKVVIVTTSGYSSQAINYAARRNIKLIDREGVLNLAQKFSKKTPDLMGDNEDYPDYEEYEDNNEGVEVSYTPSSSSKGFFGHGKKGSLNRKRDRIKAWAPYIKSILSNTFVLILVVIGISLLITTIIQIWAQVSTGILGVIKIFLSAVLAYGLVFLVEEKSSTMLIKGTIVFFVSLLVSIMFILI; encoded by the coding sequence GTGTGTAAATTGGAAAAAAGCAGACTGGTCGACTTCATGGCAAAGGTTATGGAAGAATCGGGTTTTAAAGTATATAAAGATTTTAGAACCTCAAGACACCTTATAGATATCTATGGAATTCTACCAACAATTTTAGGCGATATAGGAATAGTTATAGCTTGTAAAAACTATGAAGAAAAGTGGAATGTTGGTTTAGATGTTTTAAAAGAGATGGAAATGGTGGCAAAAACCTTAAAGGCATCTAAAGTAGTAATAGTAACCACTTCGGGTTACAGTTCCCAGGCCATAAACTACGCTGCCCGCCGAAACATTAAACTTATTGATAGAGAAGGAGTTTTAAACCTTGCTCAAAAATTTTCAAAAAAGACTCCTGATTTAATGGGAGATAACGAAGACTACCCGGATTATGAAGAATACGAAGATAATAATGAGGGCGTAGAAGTATCCTACACACCATCAAGCTCATCCAAGGGCTTTTTCGGGCATGGTAAAAAGGGGTCTCTAAATCGGAAAAGAGATCGGATAAAAGCATGGGCTCCTTATATTAAAAGTATACTCAGCAATACTTTCGTTTTAATACTGGTTGTTATTGGGATATCTCTTTTAATTACCACAATCATTCAGATCTGGGCCCAAGTCAGCACAGGAATATTAGGTGTTATCAAAATCTTTCTCTCAGCAGTCCTTGCCTATGGGTTAGTATTTTTAGTAGAAGAAAAAAGTAGCACCATGTTAATAAAAGGAACAATAGTGTTCTTTGTGTCTCTTTTAGTTTCCATAATGTTCATTTTAATTTAA
- a CDS encoding DUF4405 domain-containing protein codes for MKDPIKNGLLKIKSHYQNISPEYKVKIAGILATVPIIAANIIDGAFAGGCPLGLACSSPGQCGRYIDGDGDGLCDLAQTSATTTNTDSSSQDSETTVGSYDKSVTYDSQDNGSFDIDTPSSQENMQDLDGNATGTVQDPGTLQGSDLSDATNYHILPISMLLLGGYLATYYLFKKGILKPQQHKRIWNMLLTFGFIGTGITGVLLTLMINMGISTAYNPQINYIHAEMAVIMVIGTVIHMYIYRKPMKNHFNILLGLKSKTKTMKIMKNQGTSK; via the coding sequence TTGAAAGATCCGATAAAGAATGGTTTATTAAAAATCAAGTCTCACTATCAAAACATATCTCCGGAATATAAAGTAAAAATTGCAGGAATTTTAGCCACAGTACCAATAATAGCTGCAAATATAATAGACGGGGCATTTGCAGGAGGATGCCCTCTGGGACTCGCTTGCTCATCTCCGGGTCAATGTGGAAGATACATTGATGGTGATGGTGATGGTTTATGTGATTTAGCTCAAACATCAGCAACTACCACAAACACTGATTCGTCATCTCAAGATAGCGAAACTACTGTTGGTTCCTATGATAAATCTGTTACCTATGACTCACAGGATAATGGATCTTTTGATATTGATACACCATCTTCTCAAGAAAATATGCAGGACCTTGATGGAAATGCTACAGGAACTGTGCAGGATCCGGGTACTTTGCAGGGAAGTGACTTGTCTGATGCTACAAACTACCACATACTTCCCATATCCATGTTGCTATTGGGTGGATACTTAGCCACTTACTATTTGTTTAAAAAGGGAATTTTAAAACCACAGCAACATAAAAGGATCTGGAATATGCTGTTGACATTTGGGTTTATCGGAACTGGAATAACAGGAGTACTCTTAACACTTATGATCAATATGGGGATTTCTACAGCATATAATCCTCAGATTAATTATATTCACGCAGAAATGGCAGTAATAATGGTTATTGGAACAGTTATTCACATGTATATCTATCGTAAGCCAATGAAAAATCATTTCAACATTTTACTAGGACTTAAATCGAAAACAAAAACTATGAAAATCATGAAAAATCAAGGAACATCAAAATAG
- the cobT gene encoding nicotinate mononucleotide-dependent phosphoribosyltransferase CobT — protein sequence MFDGLNIYGSDEFLKKVNGKNSLFLCTIATTATSRIEGITGAGVTPELTEYTPAADVELILLNKPVCLPEIPQTVVGGESAPTPAVITKAALELAEIPFMVADAGSLIKPNLPYVNINEKSGDDIRTGMAVENPEKIFENAKVLGKILSKITDHLVIGESTPAGTTTALGVLTALGYDASFKISGSMPENPHNLKKDVVREGIDSAGLKLGKITSDPFKAVEAVGDPMIPAVAGLVIGSDIPVTMAGGTQMTAVCALIKALKHDFDFSNVCIATTVFVAEDETSDINHIAEQIGDITIFAVDPSFQSSENGGLRCYLNGSVKEGVGAGGAMMAAMLQGVTTDEIRIKTEELCQKIF from the coding sequence ATGTTTGATGGATTGAATATTTATGGTTCTGATGAATTTTTAAAAAAAGTGAATGGCAAAAACTCTTTATTTTTATGTACTATTGCGACCACGGCCACTTCTCGTATAGAAGGAATTACTGGAGCAGGAGTAACTCCAGAATTAACAGAATATACTCCTGCTGCTGATGTAGAACTTATATTACTTAATAAACCTGTTTGTCTTCCTGAAATCCCTCAAACAGTTGTTGGCGGGGAATCTGCACCTACTCCTGCGGTTATAACTAAAGCTGCTCTTGAACTTGCTGAGATACCTTTTATGGTGGCTGATGCAGGGTCATTAATTAAACCAAACCTTCCCTATGTGAATATTAATGAGAAATCAGGTGATGATATTCGCACAGGAATGGCTGTAGAGAACCCTGAAAAAATATTTGAGAATGCTAAGGTATTGGGTAAAATTCTTTCTAAAATAACTGATCATTTAGTGATTGGTGAAAGCACTCCTGCAGGAACTACAACGGCATTGGGTGTATTAACTGCATTGGGATATGATGCAAGCTTTAAAATCAGTGGCAGCATGCCTGAAAATCCACACAACCTGAAAAAAGATGTGGTCAGAGAAGGAATTGACTCTGCTGGTCTTAAGTTGGGGAAAATAACATCTGATCCATTTAAAGCAGTAGAAGCAGTAGGTGATCCTATGATACCTGCAGTGGCTGGGCTGGTGATTGGTAGTGACATACCCGTGACTATGGCTGGTGGAACTCAAATGACTGCAGTATGTGCACTTATAAAAGCACTAAAACATGACTTTGATTTTTCTAATGTCTGCATAGCAACAACAGTATTTGTTGCTGAAGATGAAACATCGGATATTAACCACATCGCCGAACAAATTGGAGATATCACTATTTTTGCTGTGGATCCTTCTTTCCAATCTTCAGAAAATGGAGGCCTCAGATGTTATTTAAATGGCTCTGTAAAAGAAGGAGTAGGAGCGGGAGGAGCCATGATGGCCGCCATGCTGCAGGGTGTTACAACTGATGAAATCCGAATAAAAACAGAGGAATTATGTCAGAAGATATTTTAG
- the ilvE gene encoding branched-chain-amino-acid transaminase, producing MAWDESGKIWFNGEIRNWKEANIHVLSHVVHYGSSVFEGIRCYKNKKGSAVFRLQEHVERLFDSGKIYRMDISYSQEEICQAILDTIKINELRECYIRPVVFRGQGELGVNPLNSPLEVVIAAWEWGSYLGKEALEVGVDVGIATWRRMAPDTLPNMAKAGANYMNSQLVKMEAISNGYDEGIMLDYQGNVSEGSGENIFLVKDGELYTPPIASSVLKGITRDSVIKLANEMDLVVREEQVPREMLYLADEVFFTGTAAEITPIRSVDKITIGEGVRGSVTEKLQKCFFDVLKGESRYDYGWLTYIE from the coding sequence ATGGCATGGGATGAATCAGGAAAAATATGGTTTAATGGTGAAATCAGAAATTGGAAAGAAGCAAATATACACGTATTATCTCATGTTGTTCATTATGGTTCCAGTGTTTTTGAAGGAATCCGCTGTTACAAAAATAAAAAAGGTTCAGCGGTCTTTAGACTCCAAGAACATGTAGAAAGATTATTTGACTCTGGAAAAATATACCGTATGGATATTTCTTACAGCCAGGAAGAAATTTGTCAAGCCATATTGGACACCATTAAGATCAATGAGTTGCGCGAATGTTATATTCGGCCGGTGGTATTTAGAGGGCAGGGCGAATTAGGTGTTAATCCCCTTAACAGCCCCTTAGAAGTAGTAATTGCAGCATGGGAATGGGGTAGTTATCTTGGAAAAGAAGCTTTAGAAGTTGGCGTTGATGTAGGAATCGCTACCTGGAGACGTATGGCTCCTGATACTTTGCCCAATATGGCTAAAGCTGGTGCTAATTATATGAATTCTCAGCTGGTGAAGATGGAAGCAATTTCCAATGGTTATGATGAAGGAATAATGTTAGACTATCAGGGAAATGTGAGTGAAGGTAGTGGAGAGAATATATTCTTGGTTAAAGATGGAGAACTATACACCCCACCTATTGCTTCATCAGTTTTAAAAGGAATAACCAGAGATTCTGTAATCAAACTAGCCAATGAAATGGATCTCGTGGTTAGAGAAGAACAGGTCCCACGGGAAATGCTTTACCTGGCTGATGAAGTATTCTTCACTGGAACTGCTGCAGAGATAACACCCATCCGTTCTGTGGATAAGATTACAATTGGAGAAGGTGTAAGAGGTTCAGTGACTGAAAAACTTCAAAAATGCTTTTTTGACGTCTTGAAAGGTGAAAGTAGATATGACTATGGTTGGTTAACCTATATTGAATAA
- a CDS encoding ArsR/SmtB family transcription factor produces the protein MKKILWWLIAGTKGGVNRARIINELNKRPYNAHQLAENLDLDYKTIRHHIKVLEDNQIITSTGEKYGTMYFISPQMEENYDLFKEIWNQLEK, from the coding sequence ATGAAGAAAATACTGTGGTGGTTAATAGCCGGCACAAAAGGTGGTGTTAATAGGGCCCGTATCATAAACGAATTAAATAAAAGGCCTTATAATGCACACCAACTGGCTGAAAACCTTGATTTGGATTACAAGACTATTAGACACCATATCAAGGTTCTGGAGGATAACCAGATAATTACGTCCACAGGAGAAAAATATGGAACAATGTATTTCATTTCACCTCAAATGGAGGAGAATTATGATCTTTTTAAAGAAATATGGAATCAACTGGAGAAGTAA
- the ilvN gene encoding acetolactate synthase small subunit has product MEQPTHIISALVEHRPGVLQRVAGLFTRRGFNIDSITVGESETTGLARMTIIAHGDQKVLEQITKQLNKLVDVIKVRDLNPESTVKRELCLIKVHAPSESVRAEVIQYAGIFRGRIIDVSGEALTVEITGDSDKIDALIDLLKGFGIKELARTGPTAMSRGMKTI; this is encoded by the coding sequence ATGGAACAACCCACACATATTATTAGTGCTTTGGTTGAACACAGACCTGGTGTCTTGCAAAGAGTTGCGGGCTTATTTACCCGAAGAGGATTTAACATCGACAGCATTACCGTTGGTGAATCTGAAACTACTGGTCTGGCCAGAATGACCATTATTGCCCATGGAGATCAGAAAGTACTGGAACAGATCACTAAACAACTCAATAAATTGGTTGATGTAATTAAGGTCAGAGATTTGAATCCGGAGAGTACTGTTAAAAGAGAATTGTGTCTCATTAAAGTACACGCACCTAGTGAGAGTGTACGTGCAGAAGTTATACAGTATGCCGGAATATTCAGAGGAAGGATAATTGATGTTAGTGGTGAAGCCCTAACTGTAGAGATTACCGGTGATTCTGATAAAATTGATGCCTTAATTGATCTTTTAAAGGGTTTTGGTATTAAAGAATTGGCTAGGACAGGGCCTACAGCAATGTCACGTGGTATGAAAACCATTTAA
- a CDS encoding acetolactate synthase large subunit, giving the protein MKGGQAIIKSLIDQGADIVFGYPGGQLLPLYDMIYDSDLKHILVRHEQCAAHAADGYARASGKVGVCIATSGPGATNLVTGIATAYMDSAPVVAIAGQVPTHLIGNDAFQEVDMIGITMPITKHNFQATDAEEIPSMVKSGFEIAITGRPGPVVIDLPKDIQEQEMENYNDNPMDLPGYKPTKKGNPRQIKRAAKAINESLKPVILAGGGVIIANASKELQKLSNLINAPVTTTLLGKGSFPEDHESSMGMLGMHGRKVANLTVDESDCLIAIGCRFSDRTTGKIDEFAPNAKIVHIDVDPAEIGKNVEVDVPIVGDAKIVLQDLIKMLEKQEANPTTSSWIKKIHEFKNSCIPRISFENDVPLKPQQVIKEISLAADEDTILTTDVGQNQMWMAHYFNTRNPRKFISSGGLGTMGFGFPAAIGAKVAMPESDVVAVCGDGGFLMVCQDLATVKEYDIPVVVCVLDNRHLGMVAQWQKLFYDERMSHTHLGEVPDFVKLAESFGVRAERIEKPGQTREALENAFKSGEPTLLDIVIDPDEILPMVPPGCGLTEIVGEYKVEREHPGEITYNNPAGKTSGEGD; this is encoded by the coding sequence ATGAAAGGTGGCCAAGCCATAATAAAGTCGCTGATAGATCAAGGAGCGGACATTGTATTCGGATATCCCGGAGGACAGTTACTTCCTCTGTATGACATGATATACGACTCAGACTTAAAACACATTCTGGTAAGGCACGAGCAGTGCGCAGCACACGCTGCCGACGGATATGCCCGTGCATCCGGCAAGGTAGGGGTGTGCATTGCCACATCAGGACCAGGAGCAACCAACCTGGTGACTGGAATCGCCACAGCCTATATGGATTCTGCCCCCGTGGTAGCGATTGCAGGACAGGTGCCAACTCACTTGATTGGTAACGATGCATTCCAGGAAGTGGATATGATTGGTATCACCATGCCCATAACCAAACACAATTTCCAGGCAACTGATGCTGAAGAAATACCAAGTATGGTAAAATCAGGTTTTGAAATTGCCATTACTGGTCGTCCCGGGCCAGTTGTAATTGACCTTCCTAAAGATATACAAGAACAGGAAATGGAGAATTACAATGATAATCCTATGGATTTACCAGGGTACAAACCTACTAAAAAAGGAAACCCTCGTCAAATAAAAAGAGCTGCTAAAGCTATTAATGAATCTTTAAAGCCAGTTATACTGGCAGGTGGAGGAGTAATAATTGCAAATGCATCTAAAGAACTCCAAAAGCTTTCAAATCTTATAAATGCTCCTGTTACTACTACTTTACTAGGTAAAGGTTCTTTCCCTGAGGATCATGAATCTTCTATGGGTATGCTGGGGATGCATGGACGTAAAGTTGCAAACTTAACTGTAGATGAAAGTGATTGCCTAATAGCCATAGGTTGCAGGTTTTCAGATAGGACAACAGGTAAGATAGATGAGTTTGCCCCTAATGCAAAAATTGTCCACATTGATGTTGACCCTGCAGAAATTGGTAAAAATGTAGAAGTGGATGTCCCAATCGTGGGAGATGCTAAAATAGTTCTACAGGACCTTATAAAAATGCTGGAAAAACAGGAAGCCAATCCAACCACCTCCAGCTGGATTAAAAAAATCCATGAATTTAAAAACAGCTGCATACCCAGAATCTCATTTGAAAATGATGTTCCCTTAAAACCTCAGCAGGTGATAAAAGAAATATCCCTGGCAGCTGATGAAGATACCATACTAACCACCGATGTAGGTCAAAACCAGATGTGGATGGCCCACTACTTCAATACCCGCAATCCAAGAAAATTTATTTCATCTGGAGGCTTAGGAACAATGGGATTCGGATTCCCTGCAGCTATAGGCGCTAAAGTAGCCATGCCCGAGAGTGATGTTGTTGCGGTTTGTGGAGATGGAGGATTCCTCATGGTATGTCAAGACCTGGCAACTGTGAAAGAATACGATATCCCTGTAGTGGTCTGTGTACTGGATAATCGGCACCTGGGAATGGTTGCCCAATGGCAAAAACTATTCTATGATGAGCGAATGTCACACACGCACTTAGGAGAAGTACCAGATTTTGTCAAATTAGCCGAATCATTTGGTGTAAGGGCTGAACGAATTGAAAAACCAGGGCAAACACGCGAAGCTCTAGAAAACGCATTTAAATCAGGAGAACCTACTTTACTAGACATAGTAATTGACCCTGATGAAATATTGCCTATGGTTCCTCCAGGCTGCGGTCTAACAGAAATCGTGGGAGAATATAAAGTAGAAAGAGAACATCCTGGAGAAATAACCTATAATAACCCTGCAGGAAAGACTTCAGGGGAAGGTGATTAA
- a CDS encoding LSM domain-containing protein: MSADNDFKVNRQFLRFKEKDVVISLKNREEDEGKIIALDNYLNTVLEQENGIKFIKGSKIAYIAIKQ; this comes from the coding sequence ATGTCTGCAGATAACGATTTCAAGGTAAATCGACAATTTTTACGATTTAAGGAAAAAGATGTGGTAATAAGTTTAAAAAATAGAGAAGAAGATGAAGGAAAAATCATCGCTCTTGACAATTACCTTAACACTGTTTTAGAACAAGAAAACGGCATAAAATTTATTAAAGGCAGTAAGATTGCTTATATTGCTATTAAACAATAA
- the ilvC gene encoding ketol-acid reductoisomerase translates to MKIYYEKDVDTGVLANKTIAVIGYGSQGMAQSRNMADSGLNVVVGLREGGSSWQTAKDDGMNVMSIEDAAKTADIVHILIPDEIQGAVYEQSIKPYLEEGNTISFSHGYNIHYGYIQAPQGVNVTMSAPKGPGAMVRRTYLEGFGIPGLVAVEVDATGDAKQQALAMGKGCGLARAGILETTFKEETETDLFGEQAVLCGGVTELIKAGFKTLVDGGYQPEVAYFETCHELKLIVDLIYEKGFAGMWHDVSNTAEFGGLTRRSRVVTPEAQKEMAEILKEIQEGKFAKEWALENQAGRPMLKRMRDLEDELQIEEVGSKLRKLCGLEK, encoded by the coding sequence ATGAAAATATATTACGAAAAAGATGTGGACACTGGAGTCCTAGCAAATAAAACCATAGCAGTTATAGGATATGGGAGTCAAGGAATGGCCCAATCTAGAAACATGGCTGACAGTGGATTAAATGTAGTAGTAGGCCTTCGTGAAGGAGGATCATCCTGGCAAACCGCCAAAGATGATGGTATGAATGTGATGAGCATAGAAGATGCTGCCAAAACCGCAGATATCGTGCATATTTTGATACCGGATGAAATTCAAGGAGCAGTATACGAACAATCCATCAAACCATACTTAGAAGAAGGTAACACCATATCTTTCTCCCATGGTTACAACATCCATTATGGATACATACAAGCTCCCCAAGGAGTAAACGTTACCATGAGTGCCCCAAAAGGACCTGGAGCCATGGTGCGTCGAACTTATTTAGAAGGTTTTGGAATTCCTGGTCTAGTGGCAGTGGAAGTTGATGCTACTGGTGATGCTAAACAACAAGCTCTGGCCATGGGTAAAGGCTGTGGTCTGGCACGTGCAGGTATATTGGAAACCACTTTCAAAGAAGAAACTGAAACTGATCTCTTTGGAGAACAAGCCGTTCTCTGTGGAGGAGTAACCGAACTAATCAAAGCAGGTTTTAAAACACTGGTAGATGGCGGATACCAACCAGAAGTAGCATACTTCGAAACTTGCCATGAATTAAAATTAATTGTTGACTTAATATATGAAAAAGGGTTTGCCGGAATGTGGCATGATGTGAGTAACACTGCAGAGTTTGGAGGATTAACCCGCAGATCAAGAGTAGTGACTCCTGAAGCACAGAAAGAGATGGCAGAAATCTTAAAAGAAATCCAGGAAGGAAAATTTGCTAAAGAATGGGCCTTAGAAAATCAGGCTGGGCGACCTATGCTTAAACGAATGAGAGATCTTGAAGACGAACTTCAGATTGAGGAAGTAGGTTCCAAACTTAGAAAACTATGTGGATTAGAGAAATAG
- the surE gene encoding 5'/3'-nucleotidase SurE, whose translation MRILITNDDGVNSSGIVATKQAVDGLGDISVVAPATQQSGIGHALTLFEPIRVTDTNLRDGTQAYSVSGTPTDSVIIGIFEVADEKPDLVISGINIGENLGKSELTTSGTIGAAMEAACHGIPSLAVSLQVGRGDIKFHDGHVEVDFSAAVRITRKVAKNILKKGLPAGVDFVNLNIPSHPKSEDIRITSLGERMYNVHIKKRLDPRGRPYYWLDGDSVEDDLPGTDVHTLKVEREATLTPLSLDCTSNLESLGNWLD comes from the coding sequence ATGCGAATTTTAATAACCAATGATGACGGGGTAAATTCTTCGGGTATTGTTGCCACCAAACAAGCAGTGGACGGACTGGGAGATATTAGTGTAGTGGCCCCGGCAACACAACAAAGCGGTATTGGACACGCTTTAACTCTTTTTGAACCTATTAGAGTAACAGATACAAATTTAAGGGATGGAACTCAAGCTTATTCTGTCTCAGGAACTCCTACTGATTCAGTGATCATTGGCATTTTTGAAGTAGCCGATGAAAAACCAGATCTGGTTATTTCCGGAATCAATATTGGTGAAAATTTAGGTAAGTCTGAACTTACCACCTCTGGAACTATAGGGGCCGCCATGGAAGCTGCCTGTCATGGTATACCATCACTTGCAGTTTCTCTTCAGGTGGGTAGAGGTGATATTAAATTCCATGATGGCCATGTCGAGGTTGATTTTAGTGCTGCTGTACGCATCACACGTAAAGTGGCTAAAAATATCCTGAAAAAAGGTTTGCCTGCGGGCGTGGACTTTGTGAATTTGAATATTCCATCCCACCCCAAAAGTGAAGATATTAGAATCACCAGCCTGGGAGAGAGAATGTATAATGTTCACATTAAAAAGAGACTGGATCCTCGAGGAAGGCCCTATTACTGGTTGGATGGTGACTCAGTAGAAGATGATTTACCTGGAACTGATGTCCATACTTTAAAAGTTGAAAGAGAAGCCACATTAACACCTCTTTCACTGGACTGTACTTCTAATTTAGAATCCCTGGGTAATTGGTTGGACTAA
- a CDS encoding methanogenesis marker 12 protein, whose protein sequence is MVFVGMDHGTTGVSFTILSSSQEGGKPATHFKIGRDELSKGEVSAIDELSKRVELDSIKLMVITYAMGDGLTTIKPLNKVNNRGVLSIGGAGKVTGGGTAVYSEIENSDIPTLLLPGLHKKIPCLDPRFKAAYSHHASAEKISISYNAYLETGWENMIVADISSNSVTMLIQNGEIVGAMDACLGAMGVIHGPLDLEMLRDIDDGDKTANECFSHAGAVKIAEINTKVSDAKDELLEMFQKGDEKAELAINTMIMTIAMEIWGLVGISDQIDGIVLTGSMGAMQEPVDFFGSLKEYLGNVVSVVRIPPTSGSMGSAQIAQDIYNGKKNILGIIVESYDP, encoded by the coding sequence TTGGTCTTCGTGGGCATGGACCACGGCACTACCGGGGTCTCATTTACTATACTTTCTTCTTCACAAGAAGGAGGAAAACCAGCTACTCACTTTAAAATTGGACGAGATGAATTATCCAAAGGTGAAGTATCTGCAATAGATGAATTATCCAAAAGAGTGGAATTGGACTCTATTAAACTAATGGTAATCACTTATGCCATGGGTGATGGTTTAACTACCATCAAACCCCTCAATAAGGTTAATAATAGAGGTGTGCTCTCTATTGGTGGTGCTGGAAAAGTTACCGGTGGCGGAACTGCAGTATACTCTGAAATTGAAAATTCAGATATACCCACCCTGCTCCTTCCAGGATTGCATAAAAAAATCCCTTGCTTAGATCCTCGCTTTAAAGCAGCGTACTCCCACCATGCTAGTGCTGAAAAGATAAGTATTTCTTACAATGCCTATCTTGAAACCGGTTGGGAAAACATGATTGTAGCAGATATCAGTTCCAACTCAGTTACCATGTTGATTCAAAACGGAGAGATAGTCGGTGCTATGGATGCTTGTTTAGGCGCCATGGGGGTAATTCATGGCCCATTAGATTTAGAAATGCTTCGGGATATTGATGATGGAGATAAAACAGCTAATGAATGTTTTTCACATGCAGGAGCTGTTAAAATTGCAGAAATCAACACTAAAGTTTCTGATGCTAAAGATGAGCTCTTAGAAATGTTTCAAAAAGGTGATGAAAAAGCAGAGCTGGCCATAAACACCATGATAATGACAATTGCCATGGAAATATGGGGATTAGTTGGAATATCTGATCAAATAGATGGAATAGTTCTTACAGGATCCATGGGTGCTATGCAAGAACCTGTGGACTTTTTTGGAAGTTTAAAAGAGTATTTAGGAAATGTAGTTTCTGTTGTAAGAATTCCTCCCACTTCAGGTTCCATGGGAAGTGCTCAAATAGCCCAAGACATATATAATGGTAAAAAAAACATTTTAGGGATTATAGTTGAAAGCTACGATCCTTAA